ttctcagttggggcccacGCCAGTGAGGGGGGGTTTGGTTTCTCACTTGtgcgtggcccccgactgatttttctgaggggcCGTAGCCCCCTGCACCAAATAACAGTCCCCTGTGCGAACAGGTATCTTATCTATTTTGTGGGCTAAAGTTAGTCTGCGTGTTTTGTTTATTGACTCCGCAATGTGCCTTGTTCTGTCTGCTATCGCTTATAACACCTTGAAAGTCCCCTTCTGTAGAGAATCCATCGGTTTCATCTTCACACCATAAGCCAGGTGGTGCAGTGAATAAGTGGAAGGGGAACAGAGCGGTGCCTACCTCTCCCCACATTGAGGGGGGTGAACTGCATAAAACCTTTGGGTCTCTACTCCACAGGGGGTGGGCACAAAGGTCATGTGACGTACCCCATCCCCTGAGCTATCCCAGAGCTGATCTCAGAGTCTGTTTTTTCGTGGCTGGGGGTGGCTCTGGCTGTGCATGGCTGGAAGAGGCGTGAGGGCCTAGCACAGTGAGACAAGGtgaagggggcccaggctggcggaaCAAGCAGGCTCCGTGGGATCCTGGTCCACCAGGCGGCTCctcaaaggggggcagccccTGTCACAAGCAGACTTTCAAGAGAGTTCCTTTATTCCTTACATGTTACCCAGCGCACATCTCGCCCCAATGAGCGGCTGTGATAAGTCACGAGCTTCCTGTGGATCCCTCCCCGGTTCCACTTCATGGCTAAAGACCCCGTAAAATGGTGTTTGGTGGAGTGAGTTTGCCAGGACTCTGCTGGAAAGACCTGAGGACCCTTAACCACCGGGTCTCCCTCACGGCTTCCTGCCCCTGGCTAAGCCAGCAGCGGGGTTAGACGAGGCTGTACCAGACCCCGCGGTGAGAGGCAAAGGTCCTAGCTACAGTTCCCTCCCGGGGCCCTTGACAGCATCTGCTCTAACCTCCCGGCCGGAGAACGGCTCCCGAGAATTCCTAGCACAGAGCAGATAGAAAAACGGACCGTCTCCCCTCGACGGGCGGCGGGAGCCCCGAGAGCTACCAGCGTGTTGGGAGATACTAGGAAAGAGACAGGAAATACCAGCCTGCCGCTACCTAGATCTGTGGGGCAGCCTGTGAGCAAGTGGGGAGCTCTGGGAATCCAAAGGGGGGCTGCATACAGGGGGGcactcagtgcccggatgttactggtttaatgtgacaatggggggagctgagttgtctcagagaacagcccagaattGGAGCCGGTGGCATCTGGTGCCCCTGACCCTGCCCAGAGGACATGGACGGTTCTGCCCAGAGGATGGACgatgggctgcagagagggacccAGCAACCGGCCCAGCTCGTCCCAGcgaggggagaacattggacggggagggaggcagaggagaggggcccaggtgaccccattacctggggagaagacaatggccgggggaggggctgttggggatattggaggctctgcCGGGAGACTGGGGCTATTTTGGGGGGGACTGAGGGCAAAGCAGGCAGGACTGAGCTGGCTGCAGGCGAGACTGACATGAGGGCtgagggcacacacacacacacacacacacacacactgtctctgcaGAGCGGcataggccagtaggggtcacccacagcacaACGCAGCACCCAGTGACTGCCCAACCAGAGTGGATCCAGGGGCACAAGAGTGTACAGCCCCCCCCACTGCGGCACAGGGGGGATATGATGAAGCTCTAGTCCATAAGGAACAGTgttgagaaaataaaaaagaaagtgcTATTTATTCCTCGccacacaagaactaggggccagctgtggaaatgaataggcagcaggtttaaagtaaacacaaggaagtattttttccacacaatgcacagtcaacctgcggaactccttgacACAGGATATTACAAAGGCCAGGATTATAACAGGAACGGTGTCAATCGCCTCTGTTTACacaaagctgggaatgagcaattAATGGACGATTCCCTGTTCCCTTCATTGCCTCTGGGACACGTGGcaccggccactgttggaagaggaTCCAGGGCCCACCCAATGTGGCTGCTCTTGGGTTCACATGCTTCACTCCCACTGATGCATGTTTGAGGCCCATTGATACAATATACGTGACTACAACAGGCCATAGGGCTGATCTGGTGTGGCCGTGCCTTGGAAAGCATTCCTGAGCGGTCTCCCCATTCACTGGGACGACATGGGCTTTGTGGTcgcgcgtgtgcgtgtgcgtgcgcgtgtgtgtgtccCAGCTGCATTGCACACGTGTTAGTTCCAGCAACCTCATGTCTGAGGAGAAAAGAACCCAGGTGCCCTAGTGGAGCTAATGGGGATGTTTCCCAAGTTTCCCCAGAGACATCTTGGGTGGAAAGTCCGTGCCCGGTGCAGCGATGGAGCCGCAGGCTGGACTCACGTGCCCCGAGCCAGGACCTTCCTCCCTGTCCTCCTCAGGGCCGCGGCCacgtccttgttcctcaggctgtagatgagggggttcagggtgggcACCACTGAGGTGTGGAAGAAGGTCACTTGCTGTTTCTGTCTCTGGGTGGTGCTGGAGTCTGGGTGGAAGTAGAGCCAGGCGAGGCTGCCGTACGTGAGCAACACCACGgtcaggtgggagctgcaggtggacAGGGCCTTGCGCAGGGCTTGGGCAGAGCGCAGGTGGGCTACGACCGCCCCGATGTGGGCGTAGGAAGCCAGGATGAAGGCAAAAGGGGCTCCCACCACCAAGAAACCCTCAGTGGAGACCACCAGCTCGTAGGCGAAGGGCCGGGTgcaggagaggtgcagcaggggcgGCACGTCGCAGAAGAAATGCTGCAGGCGGTTGCCACAGTAATGAAGCCGGGCGGCCATGACGGCGTGCAGCAGGGCGTGCGGGATCACCACGGCCCAGGAGGTGGCCACAATCTTGAGGCACAGGGACCGCGTTACCAGGGCAGCGTAGCGCAGCGGGTTGCAGACGGCCAcatagcggtcgtaggccatggcagCCAGCAGGTAGCCGTCCATGTTAACAACCACCACATAGAGGAAGAGCTGGGCCATGCAGCTGGTGAAGGGGATGGCCCGGTGCTGGCTCAGGGcgtgcaccagggcctggggcaggatgATAGAGACCAGGCCCATGTCCACCATGGAAAGCTGGCTGATGAGGAAATACATGGGGCTGTGGAGCTGTGGGTCTGTCCACACCAGCCCCACAAGCATGGAGTTGCCAACTAGGTTCAGCAGATAGGTGACCAGGAACCCTGTGAAGATCAGCGGCTGCAGGTCCTCGATTTCAGACAATCCCAGGAGTACGAATTCGGAGACAGACGTCCAGTTGGCCTCGGCCATGGTGCGGGGCAGCGGCAGCACCTGagcggggaggagaagggagttgGCAGGGAGGGGACTCGCTGACACATTAAGCCGGTCGCTCATTGGGAGCCAAGTCCCATTTAGCCCTTTTTGGGCAACAGTTTAAAAGAGACCCTCGATTTAAACTGTCCCTCGACGGAGACGCCAACCCAAACCTGGCTCAGTTCTGCTCCTGGTCACGCACCATCACTGTAAAAACATGCAGTCCCTCTGCTCTAACTTTGTGTCACTGGGACTCTCACAGTCTGGGCTCGGTCGCAGGCCCGCCAAGAGAAATGCAGGTTATTACCAGCAAGGCCTATGTAGGGAGGAATTGGAGCCCAAGGCGAGAGGGGAGAGGGGTTCTAAAACAACCATTCACAGGGGAAACAGCTGAACTTGCAGGGGGAGATGGTTGGCCAAGTGgagagggctcagagcagggcacCGGCAATGCCTGCAAGATTGGAAAACCTGCCTGATCGGGAGAGACGCCAGGCGCTCTCGCTAGTGAGTGGAACAAACAGAAGGCGAAAGGGCGAGTCGGTCCCAGGCTAGAAGGACCGACGGGGGAACAAATTGCTCAGCGGCTCTTGGGTCTAGCAGAGAAGGGTCTGACCcgagccagtggctggaagagGCAGCTAGACACAGCGGCTGTGACAGCAGGACACAGGACGTCTAGGAAACCTACCTTGGGGGCGAGAGTGGCCCGGGGCGCTCAGTCCATCGAagagctggggaagaggggaCTGGGCACCAGTTTGGAAACTCGCTCGCAGCCCTTCGTCCACATGTGGGTCCTGcccgcagccctgcccttcccagcGCCGCATGGGAACTGGGGCCTGAGCAAGACGCGGGACTCTGGAAATCTCTCCTGAGAAGAGAGGACTGAGAAAGGAGCGGTGTGTAACGCGTAAGAGGAAACAGGGTGCCATGAAAATGGGACAGAGAAAAGAGCAGCAACAAGGGGGCAGCCTGTCATATTAGAGAGGGCCATTCAAAAATGGACCATAGATGTGGCCAAACACCCAGGGACtggggaactcattgccacatgacGGTGTCAAAACTAAAACGTATCAGGATTGCATGAGGGACTGGAGGCTTCCAAACCCATGAGGAATATCCAGAGTTAGAATCACTCAGGCTAACTAGCAGTTGTGGGAGGGACAGTAAACCTCACTCTTCGGGGTGCTGTGAaacctctggctgctgggggtTAGGAAGGAATGTAATGCTTCTGCAGGTTCTTATCTCTTGTGGCATTTCTCAGCTAAGAGATGGACTCAGAATAGGAGGGGGTTTGTTTTGATCCAGCCGGGCCATTTCTacaccagcccctctcccattTCAActgacacacagacactcacacgtCGCTCATGAGAAATCTTCCATGTCCAGCAAAGGGCCACGGATTTGCCTCCCCTTATAACAGGCTCCGTACAAAGTGCTGGGGGAGTCGGCCCAGCCTGGCATTTCACACTGGCAGGGGCGTGTTTCTGCTGCTCTATGACCCAGGCACCGACAGGCGAGTGCGACAGATTCAAAATGAGTCCTTTTATAATTGTCTGGTTTAAACGAGAACGTCGGTCCCCCGGACCGTCCGTGGGATTTCCTCAGCACCTCGCTGTGAAGTGAAAGGGGTCCAGTCATACCGACTGCTGGGAGCCAAACCTAGAGCTCTCCCCTCATTGCATTTCTAGCCCGGCTCTTTCCACAGGCGCTCGTCTTGGCTGAGAAAAGCCAGGGGTTGTGAATTCACCGCAACCTTTGGCAGATGGAGCCTCTGGAAATTGATGCTCCTGGGGTAGGCGACAAGGGAGACAGGTGCTGGGTGTGCGGAGAGGCCCCGGCTCCCACGCATGTGTGGGAAGGACACAGAGTGGAGACAGAATTTGGTCTGAGCTGGGACCCACCGGTGCGCAGGGTCTTTCTCCGGGCAACATCAAATCACCTGGCTAGCCAGGCAGGGCATGAGGCTGCAGAtggaggggccgggctgggtgagGGATTGTCAGAGGCGATTGGGGTGGGGAATGTCTGTTCAGAGCCCGATACCAGAGGGACAGAGGGATACAGGAGACGAGGGACTTTTCACTACTGCCCTGATTCCCAACCTGTCCCCGACCCTGCCCCTACATGCCCCCCTCCAGCCGGCATTGCCATCCCAGCCTGTCCCCTGCTGTGCCCCGGCACCCATCCTGACCCCCAGCCTCACCTCAGACATGAACGCCCGGCACCCACCTTGCCCCGGCATCTACAGAGGAACGGCCGCCCCTGCGTGAAGATGAACCCGAGCAACCAGgcccagggggcagcagagccggTCTTAATTAGCCCCACAGGGACTGTGACTGAGAAAACTTTCATTAGCGCTCAGCTGAGACGCCCCACGGCTGGGAGGCTCGAGGGGTCTCTGAGGTCCATGGGCTCCCGTCATCGTGTCTCCTCGTGGACCATCACAAGCAGTCGGTCTCTTGAGTCTGCTAAATCTCTCTCCTGTGCTGGCCAATCCGCACATGCTGGCAACTCACAGACATTGCACTTCCTCCTGCAAAGAGAGgcagtgtgcctcagtttaccatttTTTCCTTAATCACCCACACACAGTCCAGAACCCATCTCTGAGCATCCCCAACAAGCGCCCCGATGGCTCATGAAGTAAGAACTGAGGGTTTCCCAGGCCCCAAGGGGGAACGGTCGCAGACACAAGAGGATCCCGGCGCGCCAGGCCGGCCTGCGCAATGGTCACTGCCCGAGCTAAGGACGCCAGGTTCCCTCTTCCCCGGCAGGGCAAACAGCCGGATCCGGGGTCTCGTGGCCCGGCCAGCGCATGCAGTCACTGGCCTGCGACGGGTTCCCATTGGCCGATCGGAAGGACTCTGCGCGGTGCAATGCCCCAGAGACTCATTTCCCCTCCCAGCTGTCCCTGCTCACCCATCGCGCCCGCCCTGGGGAGACCTGCCCGGCCGGCTCACCCTGCCCATGTGTCTTGACAAGCTGTGAGCTTCCCATCCGGAGCGGGACCCCCTCGTCCTTCAGGGCCCCATGGCCTCCCCCTCCCGAGACGGACCTCTGGTCTCCAGCCCCTCGCTCCAGGCCGGGGGCTCTGCCCAGCGCCCCCACGCGGGACAGGCCGAGACACGGACACACTCAGTCGGGTTCATTAGTCACCCGGAGCCCAGCACGGGAAGCCCTCAGCCCCCCCGAGAGGAAGGAAGGTCCCGTAGGCCATTCTGTCAGCCCAGACGGGAACCATttctcggggggggagggggagacgaaATGTCCACGTTTGTAACGGCCACCGTGGAAAGTCCCTTTTGCAGGGGATGGAAGGGGCTTGGTCAACGGCCATAACTGCCACGTTGGAAGGGCCCATTATTATCGATGGGGAAGGGTCTGTCCTAGTGTCCTAACGGCCACGTTGGAAGGTCCCATTTtcactggtggggagggggtctgACCAACTGTCCTAACGGCGACGTTGGAAGGTCCCATTTTCACTGGTGGGGTGATTGCCCCGTGCCCTGCCTagggacaggcagctcccacaAAGTTGTCCCTCCTCTGACTTTTATACCCCAACACAAAGGAGTTCTGTGTTACACTCCAGACGGGTTTGTTACCACATTCATACCGTGAAGCTGCCAGTTCAAAGAAAACCTCCTCGTCTATAGGGCTCAGCAGACTCCTGTACAACCGCTCGGGAATTCGTTTACGTGGCTGTTTGAGACCCCTGGGCTTTTTTCTACCGTCCTCTCCGGTCAGGAATGGGTTTACTTGCATAGGCAACACCTGGTGGGTCACCATGTTACCAATGCCTGCTCTGGTTTCCCTGGTTCGCAGGACAGGAGACCACACGAACCAGCCCcgctcagaaaagcagcagcgagagcccccagaaggagcaggagaCAATTTACTCCCTGAAACTGGAAAGTGGGGAACCCTCAAAACCCTCTTAGGACTTAATCCCTGCCCCAGCGTGGAAGGAGGGGAAAGCTGAAACCAGAGCCCAGAAGGAGAGGGATTCGGCCAGTGCCCTACCTGTAGGGAAAGGGTTGGCCGTATCTCACACTTTAGTACGTATCCAAGGACCCCTCTGGAGAGACGCCCTATAGATTGAGTGGGAGAGGGTTCAGTTAGCGCTCATAGCTTAGTCTCCGTTGGAGATTCCACTCAGGGGCGTGCCCCAGAGGGGTGTGAATGTGGGGGAAATTCGGTGGGAAGTGCACACCCACTATGCACCTGACAAACCATACAGGAAGGAGCCCCCATCAGAGGGGGTGAGTGTATCACCCATCAGGGAGTCCACAGAGGAACACAAGGAAGCAAGAAGCAAGATGGGGGTGCACACCCCCCCCAAGGCGCAAGGGGCCAGCCAGCGGTGCTGGTGCCAGGCCTTGGGGAAAAGAGAGAGCCCCCAAGTAGCACTAGTAGCCCCCCATTTATAGGGAGCTCCCGTCACTCATAGTCACACCAGTGCTACTTCTAGCCCAGCTTCCTGTCTTCTgccaatggccagcaccaggagcGTCAGATGCAATGAATAAAAGAGCAATTATCCAGTGAGCCATCCCTACTCAGAGCCCAGAAACTGCCGAGGTGGTTTAGGGACACCTGAAGCCTGGCCTTGCCTCCTGGAATGTCTTGTCTGATAATCATTGGTGGACGTAGCCTCTGGAGAGAGACCCTATCAGAGCCCTGAATGCAGGAGAGGTCAAACCTTGGTCCCCAAGGATACAAGACATCAGGAGTAAGTCGGGCACAGAGGTGAAATAGAAGTGTTCAGTCATGCATGGCCATCGGGCCTCAGGTTAGTGTGATATTTAGCTTCGAGAAATATGAAAGTCTCACTGGATTGTGCGTATTGGTATTGTGTGCAAGGGTATGAGGGCTGACTAGGTATGCCAGCAGAAAAGCCAAACTTGAGGAGATGCACAAAGGCACTAGGGTTACCCCGGGACCCTTGTGAAATAGAAACCTCTCCGAGAGGGATGACACGACACAATGGGAACCGGCAGAGCCCAGCGAAAAAGTTTCCAGCACGGGGAAAGAACAGACCAAAGGGTGCAAACGACATCGGGGAGGGGGGGACCTCACTCCAGAACAACGTGCCTGCAAACAGCAGAGGAGCAAAGAGTGAACTATGAGAAGTGCTGGTCCCAAGTTAGATTTCTAGTCAGTGCAGGAAAACCTCAGAAATCCAAACAGCTAACGGAGGGGCTAGATGTGGTCCCTGGTttacctggatctgcccccctccagcatcggggagcccagctcgcactctgcccccccccgccatacacacactgccccaccacagggctggatcacacaaaatccactaggctGGGGCCCCTAGGCGTGCCAGGAAAACATGGgccgtctttctccttctcagttggggtccACGCCAGTGAGGGGGGTTTTGGTTTCTCActcgtgtgtggcccccgactgatttttctgaggggcCGTAGCCCCCTGGCCCAAATAATGATCCCTTGTGCTAAGAGTATTGTATCTATTTCGAGGGCTAAAGTTAGTCTGCGTGTTTTGTTTCTTGACTCCAGAAATGTGCTTTGTTCTGTCTGCCATCGCTTATAGCCCCTTGAAAGCCCCCTTCTGTAGAGAATCCATCAGTTTCGTCTTCACACCATAAGCCAGGTAGTGCAGTGAATAACTGGAAGGGGCACAGAGCGGTGCCTACCTCTCCCCACATTGAGGGGGGTGAACTGCATGAAACCTTTGGGTCTGTACTCCACAGGGGGTGGGCATGGAGGTCATGTGACATGCCCCATCCCCTGATCCATCCCAGAGCTTATCTCAGAGTCTGTTTTTTCGTGGCTGGGGGTGGCTCTGGGTGTGCATGGCTGGAAGAGGCGTGAGGGCCTAGCACAGCGAGACAAGGTGAAGGGGGCCTAggctggcagaacaaggaggCTCCGTGGGATCCTGGTCCACCAGGCAGCTCctcaaaggggggcagccccTGTCACAAGCAGACTTTCAAGAGAGTTCCTTtattccttagggtatgtctacactacaacgttaattcgaactaagctaattcgaacgaacGGATCTAgtctaaaaaactagttcaaattagcgttttgctaattcgaactagcatatccacattaagtggaccctgaaccgggcttaaggctggctggaagcagtgttggcagggcagcaggttaggacttagagcgtggagatgctgtctcaggctagccgagggctgcgcttaaagggacccgacccccaccccggacagacagttctcaggggtgccccacttgcaaagcagtcctggcttggattgcccggagtacccacactgggcacatcacagcactcggccatcagcccggctgcacttgccgcaggctgccatctggggagagggggcaattggggggctgcaggagagcttccacacccagaagcccgcagagccagcccagtcctccccatcgggggctcgtaccccattcctccctcacctccttccacttacccttccctagcccctcttcttgatgtacaaaataaaggacaattgtgttcaaaaatggaatctgtctttattgaacaaaactgggggagactgggaaaaggaggtgggagaggggaagagagagggtgggagaggggagggcaactaaaatgatcaggggttgggaacaggtcccatatgaagagaggctaaagagactgggacttttcagcttagaaaagaggagatggaggggggacaggatagaggtctctaaaagcaggagttgggtggagagggtgcatacagaaaagttcttcattagttcccataaagaaggactagaggacaccaaaggaaagaaatgggtagcaggcttcaaactagtaacagaaagttgttcttcacaaagcaaagaatcaacctgtggaactccttgctgcaggaggctgtgaaggctagaactagaacagagtttaaagggacgtgagatcaagtcatggaggttgggtccatggggtgctcttagccagggggtaggagtggtgtccctgcccaaggtttgtggaaggctggagagggatggcatgagacaaatggcttggtcactgtcttcggtccatcccctccagagtccctagggttggccgctgtcggcagacaggctactgggctagatgggcctttggtctgacccaggacggccattgtaagctgagggctcagggtcggaggtctcagtggacccccttgattttcatgcacacctgctcatgggtggccaggctggcagctctcctgctctagccggccactttcctgtgcctagtgcggagatcgtggacgaggtccgcactagcccaggcgggtgcccacctcttgcggtcccgggcaagctcccgggagccaccagcctggtcccgggaagaggtggagggctggggggcatcgggtgggtggctctgtgctgtgccaggtgcagggtctgctggctgtgtgctggcaggcttgcacctggcacgggcaccgtagccagcccgtgcccctttaagaggtccggggccgggaggggggcaaacgagtttccctggtgttggccagagtggccaccagggaaacctggggaaggctagcctcccactagttcgaattaagggcctacacagcccttaattggaactagtaagttcgaactaggcttaatcctcgtggaatgaggattacctagttcgaactaagcgctccgttagttcgaattaagttcgctagtgtagcgcctatgaaagttattcgaactaacgtccgttagtttgaactaactttgtagcgtagacataccctctggtatatatggtcatgccaattttcttccccaatttgatctgaggaagtgggtctggcccacaaaagctcatcacctaataaaccatcttgtcagtctttaagtgctgcatagtcctgtcttttgtttcagcaagaccagactaacagggctgcatctctatcactgttcTGTGTTTTGTGCTTTTAATTTCTTTGTAACCAGCGCTGACCTTTATGCCTCGTTACTTGTACTCAACTTACAATCTGTCGGGCTGGGGTTCATCAAGCTCTTTTCTCGTCTTCTCTGGACCGGTTTGTGTCTGGATGGGAGGGGCTTGCAAACTCCTTTTGCCTCCCGTTTTCGATTTATGAAATGTTGGGCTAGCGCTGAGCTCGTATTGTCCAGAAGGATgctgggctgggaatgagggactGTGCCATCCGGCTGGGAATTCGCGGTGTAATTCTTGGACGGATGGTGCATTATAGCCGGGGGCTGGGATTTACACCCCGGCGGCTGCGTGCAAGCAGACCAGGCACAGTGGCCAACGCAGCAGAGGGGTGTGAAAGGAGCCGTTGGCCAGAGAACTTAGGGGACCCCGCCGTGCATTTTCTCACCGTCCAACGGTTGAGCTGGGGGTTGGGTGAGTCAAGCCAGGAACCAGGTTCCAGCCCCCCTTGCTTTCCCAGGTAGACATGACCTTGATGCGAGTGCGCCAATAGCATGGCATGATCCCGACTTCCTGTCCCCTGGCCCATCGAGTCTGGGAGAGGGTCACGTTCTGGAAGGGGCCTGGGATACCTGGATGCAGGGAGTTGGACACATCCCATTGCATTAGGACCCGGCGTCCCACAATGCCTGGGCTTACCACTGAGTGCAGACGTTCAAGCCCTGGACTGACAGACCCAGCGTGTGCCACTCCCCTTCTACTAACCCTGCGCTGACCCTgccgtgtagacagaccctgCCACGACTCAGTTCGTTTCCCACCACCGCCCACCCCAGGAGCACAAATACACGTCGCTGGCTCGTTGCCTGTCCTGAGAGCAAATtcaaaagggggaaactgaggcaggcaagGGTGCCACACAAACCCATTTGGAAATTCCCCGTTTGTCATATTATcccatgccccccaccctctCGCCTCTGCCTCGGTGGCTAAACATCCTGCCAGATTTTGGTGTCGTGAGTTTGTCAGTCTTGGGACTCACGTTGGTTCTTCCCAGTGTGGAAAGGGGTGTGAAAGAGATTTATCAAAACATAATTAGTGTGGAGGAAGCGAATAAGGAAGGTTTATTTCCTTCTCAATTGTGCAAGACCTAGGGGCCatgaaaagaaattaataggtagcaagtttaaaatgaagtattttttcaacagtgcacagtcaacctgtggaactcctcgccggaagATGTTGCGAAGGTGATTGTAACAGGGTTCGGAAATGAACGAGATGAAGGACacgtccaccaatggctattagccaggataggcaggaatggtgtccctggcctctgttggtCAGAACATGCCTTGAGAACACGTTCTGTGGGCTCTGTGTGCTTGTGTGAGTAGGTGGGTGCGACCCTACAAATGTGTTAGTTCCACCAGCCTCATGTCAGAGGGGAAAAGAGCCCAGGTGTCTTAGGGGAGGCAAGAGCGAAGGTTCCCCAGACACATCTTGGGTGGAAAGTCCATGCCAGTGCAGCGATGGAGCCCCAGGCTGGTCTCAGGCGCCCCGAGCCAGGACCTTCCTTCTCACCCTTGTCAGGGCTGTGGCCacgtccttgttcctcaggctgtagatgagggggttcagggcGGGCGCCACGACGGTGTAGAAGATGACCACCTGCCGGACTTGTGCGTGGGCGTAGCTGGAGTCTGGGTGAAAGTAGATCCAGGTGACAGTGCCGTAGAAGAGCGTCACCACGGtcaggtgggagccgcaggtggaGAGGGCCTTGCGCAGGGCTTGGGCAGAGCGTAGACGGGCCACGGCCACCCCGATGCGGGTGTAGGAGGCCAGGATGAAGGTGGAAGGGGCCATCACTAATAGGACGCCCTGGGTGGAGATCACCAGCTCGTTGGCGAAGGGCCGGGTGCAGGGGAGGCGCAGCAGGGCCGGTACGTCGCAGAAGAAATGCTGCAGGCAGTTGCCACAGTAACGCAGCTGGGCGGCCATGACGGTGTGCAGCAGAGAATGCGGGATCACCACGGCCAATGAAGCAGCCACCATCTTGAGGCACAGGGACCGCGTCACCACGGCGGCGTAG
The Pelodiscus sinensis isolate JC-2024 unplaced genomic scaffold, ASM4963464v1 ctg59, whole genome shotgun sequence genome window above contains:
- the LOC142823708 gene encoding olfactory receptor 1J1-like; this translates as MAEANWTSVSEFVLLGLSERQDLQPLIFAGLLATYLVNLVGNSVLLLAVWADTQLHSPMYFLLSQLAVVDMSFTSITLPQALVHILTQHRAIPFASCMGQVFVFLAVGNMEGYLLAAMAYDRYVAVCDPLRYAAVVTRSLCLKMVAASLAVVIPHSLLHTVMAAQLRYCGNCLQHFFCDVPALLRLPCTRPFANELVISTQGVLLVMAPSTFILASYTRIGVAVARLRSAQALRKALSTCGSHLTVVTLFYGTVTWIYFHPDSSYAHAQVRQVVIFYTVVAPALNPLIYSLRNKDVATALTRVRRKVLARGA
- the LOC142823705 gene encoding olfactory receptor 3A1-like, translated to MAEANWTSVSEFVLLGLSEIEDLQPLIFTGFLVTYLLNLVGNSMLVGLVWTDPQLHSPMYFLISQLSMVDMGLVSIILPQALVHALSQHRAIPFTSCMAQLFLYVVVVNMDGYLLAAMAYDRYVAVCNPLRYAALVTRSLCLKIVATSWAVVIPHALLHAVMAARLHYCGNRLQHFFCDVPPLLHLSCTRPFAYELVVSTEGFLVVGAPFAFILASYAHIGAVVAHLRSAQALRKALSTCSSHLTVVLLTYGSLAWLYFHPDSSTTQRQKQQVTFFHTSVVPTLNPLIYSLRNKDVAAALRRTGRKVLARGT